ATTTTCATGCTAAGAAATAGCACATATTCCAAATAATCCACCTCTATAAGGAAAAGCTCCCAAGCAATTATGGACAACAGATATAGGTCCTCTGATGTGTGCTTCAGAATTTCAATGAAAGCTGTCAAGGGAAAAGGGTAAATTATGGACCTTTTCCTGGCTGCATAAACTTAATACACGTGGAACAGCTGAGCACTGGTACTCTGCCAAGATCTGTGCTGTTCTATGTGCACTAAAAAATCCCATTTACTACTATTTTTGCAACAGGCTCCCTCCAGCCTCTGACCTCAGGAGTTCCTCACAAGCACAGAAAGTGGCCCCTGCTTCTGTAACTGAGTGGGTGAACATTGCTGGATGACACTAATTTTCCCAGTGACATTGCACATGGCTCAGTAGAAGATTGTCTCACAGAAATCTCTTCCAGCAGAGTTCAATGGTGTGCTATAGATATGCTCTACAAAGCCCAAAGGCAGGCCACTAAATTTGGTAGAAGGATAAAGTAGTGATGCAGCTTCCTAGGAGAGGCTGCACACTGGACACATCTTCAGCATCAATTATCAGCTGGGAAACAGCAGACATCAGGTAAATGGGTAGCCAGtagttttttcccctgccacaggcagacACTACCACCAGTCCAAATTCTGCCCCAGAACCTGTGATTTAAAGTTAGatttttctgaactgctttTGTACTACTGTCTTATTTTTagctcctctgctttttctttattaagtAGCTTTAAGAAAAATCCAGCTGTTGCCTTCTCATTTCTTTAGCAGATTATACTTATTTTGTATCAAGTTGGTATAAGATTAATTTTTGAAGAATGCTATTTCAAGTtaatttctgcttgtttctaTCTCCTCATATCATCAAAGTACAATATGACTAACGTTGTCTTGAAACACTTTGTAACTTCAGCTTACACCTGTTTCAAGAAGCAGCAGATTGCCTGTGCTTTTTACTCTGCTCTGTTTCAATGGCTTCATTAGAAGAtggcaacaactgaaaacagatCTTTAATTCAGTGATGTATGTTGCATATGGAAACATCTGACTTTATAGCACATAATTGAAACAATCACAAGGTCAGGCTAACTTACTTCCAGCAATCTCTGGTTCTTGATATAAAACTCAAACATAAGAATGATGCTGTCTTCAAAAATTCAGATTCAGGGGGCAGAGAAGGCTCTAAGTTGGAGAGTGTGTTAGAAAATGGGCCACTGACTTTAAACACCTCTATGTGACCTTAACTGTTTCAAGCAAATTACATTTCAGGTGATGGGACATGTAAAAGCTGAATTCAGTAACATGGCTTTTTTCTTAGTAAAACAGCTTAATAACCTGAAGATTATCCACATGGACTGTTTAAGAACTATATTAAAGACAGTTCAAGAAATGAccaattttttcttctacaaaacAGACATTAGATTTGATTTTTGATGAAGCAGATAGAAAATGTACtggtttcatttgaaaaagCCTCAAATAAATCAGAATAATTTCCATCCCCTAACAGCACACCGCTTCCAACTGGAACACAGCTGATTTTCAATAGAAAGGCACACATGCTAATTCAACCAGAAGCACACAAGACAGAGTATCCTTCAATATGCAGTTAGGAGACAACACGAGCTTGGCAACTTGCTGCTCTtcttaaaatcttatttttcttactgttacaACCTGAACACAGCTGTCCTTGGAAAGAGTCTTAAATTTATCCACGAGCTTGTCGTGACACACACATTGGAGAAATGTAAGGGGAGTAAGGAGGTTTGCACAACTAGCAAGATACTGTATCAACTTACTCCAGCTGTGATTCCTTCTAGCTGTAAGacttttgctctcttttttgttttaaaccaaaatttaACTGATAGAGttaagcaaaaattaatttattgcctgTAAATTTTCACAGTGAATTGCATTTCTCAAGATGAGTAGACAGTTgcatgagaaaaaacaaagttgggggtggggggtaaaaaagcagtaattttggtcctagaaacaaaaccccaaagttaGCGCTAGCTAGCTGCCTTGCGATCTGCATGTGCCTCCTTCAGGACTTCACATGCAATCTTTGGGCCTAACTTGTGCTTCTGTCACCATTCTTCCCTTGCAGCACCTAGATGCATCTGCAGAAGAACACAGGGTCTTCCCACTGCAGCTAATTCCAGACATGAACGTAACAACAATTTTTAGATCAAATGCTGCAATCAACTTGCAGGATGTTGAAGTCATGGTGGTGGAAGACACCACATCAAGAGTTATGAATACAAACTCTGCCTCCAAAGCTTGGTAGAGAAAATGGTCACTGGGGATGACCAATTCTCTCCGTGTCCTGTGACACAAAGAATTTAACCTCATGATCTTCATTTCCGCCGGAAAAAGACTCAAGTAACAGATACATGAACCTTCTTGCCTCTCCAGCCCCTTATTACAGGTCCTTTTTTGCTTGCACTGTGAAATTCAAACATGTTAATCAACAGCATGCAGTATAGCATGTGGTAAAAGTCTGAGCTAGTAAAAATAGTTGGTTGATAAAATGTGAAGCAGGACAGTCTCTGTCTATTATGAGTCACGTTCAACAATTGTTCTAATGAAAGCCAGAGAGAAAAACTTGGTGgctttggtttttatttcttcccctctAGGATCTTAaagttcacagaaaataaaacatcactGTTCAGTTGACCGCAGTATTTCACAAAGCTAAAACATTTGTTCTATAGTTTTAACACTTAAACAGTTTAGAATTTTATGTGCAGATGACTATTCGTGCAATGCCTCCATCTTACACATCTTACAGTTCTGGTCAATAGAACACTGCCTTCTTTCATAAGTGCTTATTTAACAAGCTTTACCTGTATATAGTTCTTTCCaggataataaaaatacaaaaagctgGTTCAGTAAGTGGGATGTCAGAGCACTCTGGACTTCTTTTAATGTCTAAAATACTTAGTGTGATTTTCATTTATCCCCAATATTTTGCAAGCTTTTCATTTATCCCCAGCCTTTCACAAGAGCTTTTCATTTATCCCCAATCTTtcacaaaggctttttttttttttctttttttctttttttttttttttttttaagtatcacACACTGCTGTCTTGGACTGAATCTGTTAAAGTTGCTAATAGGAAAGCTAGCCACAAAAATCGAAAATGAGATTGTACTGCAAATACTTGTAACATTTTCTCTGCCATCACAGTAAGGAAGTAACCCCTAATAGGGTGCAGTATTTGGCTGCAGCTATTTGAGCAATCAGAAGGAAGtagttattttctttaactCTGCTGGGAAGCCTGAAAGTGGCTCAACttgtttttttagttctttttaatTCACAGGAAGaagcaatacatttttaaaatgtttattcagCTTCAGATATCTCTCCCAAAGACACCTGTGGTATATTCAATATACATCTTCCCTCATTCCTTCAAACACACTTAAGCTTTGAGGTAATTTAGGACAAAATACaagaacacttttaaaaaataaaagcaagatatcagtaaaaaaaaaaattaaggcaggataaatagaaaaatattctgtcttCCTTTCACTGCAAATAGTTTCAGCAAAATGcacttcaaaaagcaaaataatcaaGTCACTAAGTCCAAAATTAAGTGTACTTCTCCAGCAAACCTGACTTAAGCAAGCATTTCACCTGAGTTTACATTTCAGGGATTGGGCCCATAGCAATAAGGAAGATAAAGCATTCGGGGCAGATTGTCCCATGTCATTTTACCCCTTACTTAAAGGGGTACAGGAAGgaatgaagggggaaaaaattacaaaaaaaaaaagaaaaaaacccaaaccttgtCTTGCTGGCTCCATGTGGGCAAAAGATGGTCACTCTCTACAGCAGCATCTCCATTCATGCCTCTCAGCCAGTACTGACCCTGCCAGTATTATCTTATCTGCACAAAGGAACCTATAATGGTGTCCTGCTGTCCCAGAAGGACCTTTCAGTTGGAGGAGCATATTACAGAGATGCAAAGCACTTGCTGCAAAGGCCTGAGATGAAATCTGTGAGTTTAGAAGATGGTCCTCTGCCCATTCAACGATAAGGGTATGCCACACTTCCTCTGTGAGATAATTCCAAAGGAACTCTGATTTAAAATGTGGCATCTTCTGGCACACGATTATTCCCTGGAAAGCATGATTTCATCCTCTCGTTTACACGCTATATTGGAAGACTGCAATACTCTAAGTAAGATGCTTTTACACTTGTAAGGATATTTTTGGGGAATGACAAGGCAACACAAGTTACAGTGTTTCAGGCTGAACGAAAAAAAGCTAATCGGAGTCTTCATCGTCGAGGTATTCCTCTGCATTACTTAATGTTCGGACTGAACCTGTAAAGAAACAAAGCTCACTCTTAATTCAGgataaaatcaggaaaagctGCACATTTGCAATGCTTGCAAATCAGCATCTGAGAAACTTGATTCCTCTATCATTTACTGAGAAATGTTAGGGCTACACAAATGGTGCTGTAGGTCTAAGGTAGGGCTAAACCAGTAATCACAACTCCTACATATGAGATTTAGCCTCTGTGTGATCTTCAAGAGCCATCTTCTGGCTCCTTGGAACCTGTACACAACAGCTAGAactctttaattttattctctgtATGTATTACATTTAAATCGCAAAGGAAAGGATGGGTGAGTTGGTGGAAAAGCCTCTATGATTTTACTCTTGGAGACTATCTGGCTGTCATTCTCTGcttaaaatcaaaacacattCCATCtattctttcccctccctcttttctCACCCACgttttttcctgaattaatATTTCTTAGATCTACTTGtgagcttttgcttttgaaggaCAGTAAGCAGAAAACAGGAGTATTAAAGTAAAGTATATCCACCAGATATGCCGCAGTGCCTGGAGAACTACATCTACTTTTGGCACTGTACAAAGATAAATAGCATGGGTTTTTCTTGATAGATGACTATGTGCCCACAGACTTTCAAATATATGGGAACAGGAACATGGCTTACATATAATGTGTATCATATCGTACTACCGAGAGCCGGGAACCACAAGTACCTCATCAGTCATAGCTTGTAataacatattaaaataaactattaaaaatatcagatgCCGACATAATAGGACCGATACAATTCACAGAACTGATAACCATGATATCTTAGATTtctccaagaagaaaaatgagtacATTTAGAACTGACCTGCTCAACTGCTTtgataaaggaaataaaaaggggaaaaaaatattttttttctctttgaagtaggagaagcagcaaagaaagaaaggaaagaaaagaaattgtataGCCTTGTGCTCAAGGGGCTGTACTTAAGAAAGGACAAATCCTATTTCTTCTGTATAACAACTCTTTCCTTGTTCAGGAGCACAAACAACAGAatctctttgcatttttctgacaGGATTTTAATAACTTTCATTTCTTAGAATAATCTTCAGCAATcatgacattttaatttctttatttctctattAAAGAGTCACTCAGAGTGACACaagaataagaaattaaaagaaaattagcagtaaggaaataaaagaggAGCATCTGTTGGTGATTGTTTGGCTTAGTTTGGAGGAACAGGCAGGCATAAGGGGGAGCATACCACATCATTACTCTTATGTCATGTTCCCTGTGGCACATTGCTTTTAAAGTGGTTTACatccttgctttctttctgtctctccaCTCTGAAGGGTCTGTCttccatttccttcccttcccttatTGTTTCCACATCTTCTGAACTCCTTTGCCTCTTGCTGACACAAGATGGCATTTTGTGTGGAGTCAGCAACACCAAATGTGATAAACCACAGGTCTCTGTCATAGCTCTGCTGAATTAACCCTCCCAAGTGAACCCTTCCAAACCCAACTCTTAGCCCGCGTAGCTCCTGACTGTTTTTTATGGCTATCAACATACAGATATTTGGGTCAAAATAGTGTcctctaaaaaagaaaaaagtgtcagaataaaaaaatcagaaatacctGCACTCTGTTTCTTCTTAAGCAGGGAAGCACAAGCTGCATTGGTTGCCATGTCTAAGGCCAGTTTCTTCTCATTGTTCTTCAGGTCTGTTCTTGCCCCTTAACAATATAAAATTTTCATCATGAATCACTGTCCCAGCTATGTCTTGAGCAACGGTACTACAATACAAGTTTGAGTAGCACAGGCAGAACAGTAATGGACTAGGGAATCTCAACTGTGGACTGCTCTGGAGCAGACTAAAAGCTATGGATGCTCTTCCACAAGCTACAATTGGCTAGGGAACTCACTGGCTGCTCTCCCCTTCCAGGAAGCAGATGTCACTGCTGTTCTGGAGTTAAGTGCCTAATTTTGTCTGCAAAGCAGGATCAAATTTATCTTGAGCAGATGCAATGTCTGCTTTCCAAACAGCTGCCAGAATTTTCTGCAAGACTTACAAAATCAGGCAGGTAAGCTGGCTAAAGACTGTACCTGCATTATaggaaaacacttaaaaaatacagattatttaaTAAACATTCAGGAATCTAGTCTGCCACACAGATTGTTGAAACCTTGGTGAAGATCTTTACCCTTTGCCAGCAGCATCTCTACAATATCTGCATAACCTTTCCATGCAGCAGCATGCAAAGCTGTGTCTCCCAATTTGTTCTGTGGAGTCAGAGGGAAAAGCAACAGGATTAAAATATAGCAAAAAAACTTCCAGCTTGTACCAAGGACAAATAACATCATACCTCTACTGTAAGGGTCTGTTGGTTTAACCTACCTGTTGGTTTAACTCTAAGTTTGCCTGGGTAAAGAGAACATCCACTATATCTGCAGAAaacagggcaggggaggaataaacagaataaattaatgGAAACAAGAATGGCTTTTTTGCCTTCATAATATACATTTTGGCTAAGATTTAATGATAGAGCAATCCAATCAGCTAATGAAAATCTGTAACAGTCAGACTGCACTGAGCAAACAATCATTGGTCACAAACAAATGCTACTGCATAAAATACCCAAAATACTACTACACTTCTTTTTAGTCTATCCTTCTTCCCGCTCTGCTTCTAACAGGCTAATTAGAATGCCTGcttcaacagcaacaacaaaacatgcAGCATTTGATGGCGCCGAACCCCTCTTCTAGCtttaactttgcttttaatCAAACTAGAAGGACATTTTAGAAATCCTGGCTTTATCAGTCTAACAAGCAAATCAAGAAAACCAGAGAACAGtcatttcaaattaattctCTGATACCTTTGTGGCCTCCATGGCATGCCCAGTACAGAGCAGTGTTTCCAGCTTTGTCTAAGCCATTGACCCCAACTCGATTATCCAAACACTCCCTCAACCAGCTTAGGTTGCCTGAAAGACAAATTcaggttttattatttctttctttgaagttAACATAACTAAAAAGTATCAGTCCTCCTATGAACTTATGAGGACAAAAAGTGATTAGCAGCAACACTTAACAAATCATAAAACAATCAGTCCAAGTTATATCAAACGTCTTTCCTTCAACTCCCAGCAGACCTTTGAATCCCCATGTAGTTAAATGCACAGTGTATTTCTGTGTATACAATCGCAGAGCAGCAATTCAACCAGGCTGTAAACCAGCTCAGCTTCTGAAATCTGCAAAACTTACCAGGTAACTTGTTCAAGATATCAGACAACCGAAACATACAAGACTTCTTCATTCCAAGTATGTCATTATTATTTtggcagaaaacaaacaaatcatcTAAAGGATTACACAGCTAAAACCCAAATCACACTTACCGCGTTTGGCAGCTTCATGCAGTGGGTTATCAATAGACTCAGCCTGCTCTgccactgaaatgaaacagagtAAATTCTAACTACTTCTGACACTGAACAGATATTTGACACCtatgttgaaataaaactgtgatTTATTCCAGAATAACCAGTAATGCATATCTGATTCTAACATGAAAGGGGATTTGTGAGTGATGGACTAGTTTCATGCACTTCAACTTCTTGTGTATGGGAAAGCAATTCAGAGAAAAGCTtgtgaaaattttcaaagaacagCATCAAACTGATCAGTGACTACAAGCCACTGggaatctgaaaatatttcatcttagatgctatttctttttctacacTTCGAAGATGACTGAGCAGTGGCATGTAGCTAGGCTTTCAACCAACAGCTTGCCATCTGTAGTTATGAGTGAATTATTTCCAAGGGGTCTGTGAAgggtaagtttaaaaaaaaaaaataaaaatcactgtcaGTAGCCTTCCTATCTGTTTTACAGAAGTggtcggggttttttttttcattttccctggaAAACCTGCAGGAGGTCTGCAAATCAAAACTGTTTAAACAAGGAATGTAGTGATCAGCAGACTGAAGTTCAGGCTTCTGTAGACCTTTTCCTCATCCCACAAGCTTTAGGTTTTACTGAAGAGGAGCAGCAAACAGCTCCTGATCACTGTGCTGTTGCAACAGCAAAAAGCTGAACAGCACTGTGAAGCAGTTGCAAGTGGAAATGTGATCTAGcagctcttttttaaaaactttttttttaggtggAAAACCCTGTGACTCCTAAGGGTACAGGCAAATAGGACAGTGTACAATCTGAGATGAGTAGGCTCTCTAAGCCCCTGCGCTATGGCTTGTTCCAGGAGGCAAGGAGAATGTGGAAGGGTGTCTTCAAATCAAACTGTTACTGCAATCAGATGCAATGCAGGTAAATGTAATGTATATCAGCTACCAGAAATGAAAGTCTCAAGACTGTTGTGGCCTACCTGGATCTTTTCTTACTTTGGTGTGTATTCCTCCCATAATGCTTGTAACTGAAAAATTTCACATGCTTATCTCTCTAGCTgtgagtaaaataaaatgcaaatgctaGATTCTGAAAAATTTGTGCAAACAGtgaacaaaattttaaaatgcaagagaagCCAGGCCCAGAGCAGCCAGCCATTACACAAGCAGAACATGCTAGTCACATTGAGTAGTGCTTGTGCACAGCACAAAGCATTAATACTAACAACGTCTCAAAAGcctaaaattaactttttctttaactCTTGTCAGAAGTTCAGTAGTATTTTTAATGCACATAACACTGATTCtccttccagcccagcagatGGAGTACAAGACCCCACCAGAGACAGCAGTTTCAGGTCTGTCTCCACCTTTTCCAAAGAGGTTGTAGAAGAGCACATGAGATCACAGTGTTTTAATGGTTAAGACTGAACCTAGGCAGTCCTAATAGTGGTAACCAGCAAAAGCAGGCCTTTGGGGATTTTGTAGTTTGTCTACAATCAGAAGACATGTTCCTGGTACTCTCCATTCTTAGGGTCCGCGTAGGCTTCTGTCTTGCTTACACAAAGGCAATGTGAAAATGTGAAGGCAGAGACACCACCCCTCCAAACCCTACACCTGGCCTAAAACAGAAGTTAAACTGTTGCTCAGATAACTTTTCAGTAAACCACTCTGGAAGCAACTTTTCCAAATTATCTCAATGGAAACACAACTTAATTAGGtgttgggtttattttaaatataacatactccaatgttaaaaagaaatgtgagtGTAGGTAAGCACACGTAAAATATTCCCTGGATGTAACAGTGACTACCTCTGGCAGATGGCAAGAGCAGAATCAGCCTGGAACTTAcaaaatgaagtgaaatttGGTGCCATGGTCTCCATAACTGCACCACAGGCTTCTATTCAATTATTTCTACTAACTACAAGTCAGGGCAGGGAACATGGCATTGCTACCATAATGTCTCCTATTGAAGAAGGGACATTAAGCAACCACAGTTACTAACATACTAGCACTTTTGATGCAATCTGCCATGTGGCACTGCAACTCTGCCAACATTTCCTGGGAGGACTTGAAAGACATTATGCTGTGTCATCTGTACTCACGGCTTTTCAAAGTGACTATCTGAATCTGAAAAAGCAATGGCTATTCAGCCCAAACAGATATGGGTGCAGTCCCCAAGAAAACAATGCTTTCTGTGGCTGAATATATCCATTACAAAGCAacaaataacaaacaaaacagcccTATTTCTTaagtgggagggaaaaaaataatcaaaggaGGTCTACAGAACTGTTACAATCCTTTTAGCTTCCTCTCCATATGCAGGTTTACTTAACAATTCCAGTAGTGATTATCTATCTCTGTAAGATCCCATGCTGTGTCAGACTTCCTGATCTCAAAGCTACTAACGGCTCTGATTGTCTATCCTTAGGTGTACTTAAAGAAGGCATTACACAGACTGAAGGAATATAGCCAAGATACTTCTAATGAGAAGACCTTAAGAACTGCAGTATGTTCATTAAGAGTATCAAGAATACAAGCATACCAGTTTTGTGTGCCACCTGTAAAACCATCCTTTAGATCCCAGTGTTCTTCCCCTCAAAAC
The window above is part of the Falco cherrug isolate bFalChe1 chromosome Z, bFalChe1.pri, whole genome shotgun sequence genome. Proteins encoded here:
- the OSTF1 gene encoding osteoclast-stimulating factor 1; protein product: MSKPPPKPAKPGQVKVFRALYTFEPRTPDELYFEEGDIIYISDMSDTNWWKGTCKGRTGLIPSNYVAEQAESIDNPLHEAAKRGNLSWLRECLDNRVGVNGLDKAGNTALYWACHGGHKDIVDVLFTQANLELNQQNKLGDTALHAAAWKGYADIVEMLLAKGARTDLKNNEKKLALDMATNAACASLLKKKQSAGSVRTLSNAEEYLDDEDSD